In Roseisolibacter agri, a genomic segment contains:
- a CDS encoding carboxypeptidase-like regulatory domain-containing protein, with protein sequence MRPTIAALVTALLAAPVAAQEGGVVSGRVTAALDSTAVVGAEVLVPALARSVRTDSAGGFRLVGLPAGTHRLVVRRLGFLPSGLDVALAAGDSARRDVALRGLPQRLPGVAVVDRVTLRRLERFEERRAMGQGHFLGPEEMEREQHLPFSALLRKRIPGFRLILSPRTGRAYAAASRGPATGDLPPADPFDPRSPRACWAQIYVDGVRVYSHAPNTPAMPAPELDSFTTRDIIAIEAYTAANVPPEYGGPTARCGTLVLWTGAR encoded by the coding sequence ATGCGCCCGACCATCGCCGCTCTCGTCACCGCCCTCCTCGCCGCGCCGGTCGCGGCGCAGGAGGGCGGCGTCGTCTCCGGCCGCGTGACGGCCGCCCTCGACTCCACCGCCGTCGTGGGGGCGGAGGTGCTGGTGCCCGCGCTCGCGCGCAGCGTGCGCACCGACAGCGCGGGCGGCTTCCGGCTCGTCGGGCTCCCCGCGGGCACGCACCGGCTGGTGGTCCGGCGCCTCGGCTTCCTGCCGTCGGGGCTCGACGTCGCGCTGGCCGCGGGCGACTCCGCGCGGCGCGACGTGGCGCTCCGCGGGCTGCCGCAGCGGCTGCCCGGCGTCGCCGTCGTGGACCGCGTGACGCTGCGCCGCCTGGAGCGCTTCGAGGAGCGGCGCGCGATGGGGCAGGGCCACTTCCTCGGCCCCGAGGAGATGGAGCGCGAGCAGCATCTCCCGTTCAGCGCGCTGCTGCGGAAGCGCATCCCGGGCTTCCGGCTGATCCTCAGCCCGCGCACCGGCCGCGCGTACGCGGCGGCGTCGCGCGGCCCCGCCACCGGCGACCTCCCGCCCGCGGACCCGTTCGATCCGCGCAGCCCGCGCGCCTGCTGGGCGCAGATCTACGTGGACGGCGTGCGGGTGTACTCGCACGCGCCCAACACGCCGGCGATGCCGGCGCCGGAGCTCGACTCGTTCACCACACGCGACATCATCGCGATCGAGGCGTACACGGCCGCCAATGTCCCGCCGGAGTACGGCGGGCCGACGGCGCGCTGCGGGACGCTGGTGCTCTGGACGGGCGCGCGCTGA
- the fusA gene encoding elongation factor G, whose amino-acid sequence MREYGSREIRNVAVVGHGASGKTSLVDAMVFAAGASKRHGAVKDGTALTDFTPEEAERGFSITLGCAYAEWEGCKINLLDTPGYLDFQGDAIAGLAAADGALVVVGATTGVEVGTEKMFREALRRADPVLFVVTMMDKEHADFDAIYRQIKSRLTSKVVPVEVPLGEGAAFKGVMNLFTKKAYVYKAGTKSGEYEETDIPAEAQPRFDQYREELIEAISATDDALLERYLEGAEIGRDEAIAGMKEAMKREDIFPLFCVSSDSMIGVRALLTEIAQLMPSAWEMEELHAFTGAEGNQTVEIHADDDKPFAALVFKTHAEPHVGDVSYFRILQGSVVNGQEVFNATRDVVEKLNHLSIPCGRERVEVNRLHAGDIGCVAKLRNTHTNDTLSTREHPVRLPQIRFPEPLVHFAVHAQSRDAEEKMQSGLHRLHDEDPTFTVQYVPETHETVVAGMGERHLEIALARLRRKYGVGGDLTKPKIAYRETITASEKGQGRHKKQTGGKGQFGDCWIKMSPLPRGEGYLFADEIVGGAIPSKFIPAVDKGIQEAAVRGVLAGCPLVDFRVELYDGSYHSVDSSEQAFKMAGILGFRAVASKCRPVLLEPLDLIEVTTPDAYLGDVMGDLSGRRGQILGTDSAEDGHGTTVRAVVPQAELHLYATNLSSLTHGHATYARRFHGYEQVPGEVATKVIAEHAKEREEAMAEV is encoded by the coding sequence CAGGGAGATCCGCAACGTGGCGGTAGTCGGCCACGGGGCCAGCGGCAAGACGAGCCTCGTGGACGCGATGGTGTTCGCCGCCGGTGCGAGCAAGCGGCACGGCGCGGTGAAGGACGGCACCGCGCTCACCGACTTCACCCCCGAGGAGGCGGAGCGCGGCTTCTCCATCACCCTCGGCTGCGCCTACGCCGAGTGGGAGGGGTGCAAGATCAACCTGCTCGACACGCCGGGCTACCTCGACTTCCAGGGCGACGCGATCGCGGGTCTTGCCGCGGCCGACGGCGCCCTCGTCGTCGTCGGGGCGACGACCGGCGTGGAGGTCGGCACCGAGAAGATGTTCCGCGAAGCCCTGCGCCGCGCCGACCCGGTGCTCTTCGTCGTCACCATGATGGACAAGGAGCACGCCGACTTCGACGCGATCTACCGCCAGATCAAGTCGCGCCTCACGAGCAAGGTCGTCCCCGTCGAGGTGCCGCTCGGCGAGGGCGCGGCCTTCAAGGGCGTGATGAACCTCTTCACCAAGAAGGCCTACGTCTACAAGGCGGGCACGAAGAGCGGCGAGTACGAGGAGACCGACATCCCCGCCGAGGCGCAGCCGCGCTTCGACCAGTACCGCGAGGAGCTGATCGAGGCCATCAGCGCCACCGACGACGCGCTGCTGGAGCGCTACCTCGAGGGCGCCGAGATCGGGCGCGACGAGGCGATCGCCGGGATGAAGGAGGCGATGAAGCGCGAGGACATCTTCCCGCTCTTCTGCGTCTCCAGCGACAGCATGATCGGCGTGCGCGCGCTGCTGACCGAGATCGCGCAGCTCATGCCCTCCGCGTGGGAGATGGAGGAGCTGCACGCGTTCACGGGCGCCGAGGGCAATCAGACCGTCGAGATCCACGCCGACGACGACAAGCCGTTCGCGGCGCTGGTGTTCAAGACGCACGCGGAGCCCCACGTCGGCGACGTGTCGTACTTCCGCATCCTGCAGGGGAGCGTCGTGAACGGGCAGGAGGTGTTCAACGCGACGCGCGACGTCGTCGAGAAGCTGAACCACCTCTCCATCCCGTGCGGCCGCGAGCGCGTCGAGGTGAACCGCCTGCACGCGGGCGACATCGGCTGCGTGGCCAAGCTGCGCAACACGCACACGAACGACACGCTCTCCACGCGCGAGCATCCGGTCCGCCTGCCGCAGATCCGCTTCCCCGAGCCGCTGGTGCACTTCGCGGTGCACGCGCAGAGCCGCGACGCCGAGGAGAAGATGCAGAGCGGGCTGCACCGGCTGCACGACGAGGACCCGACGTTCACCGTGCAGTACGTGCCGGAGACGCACGAGACGGTGGTCGCCGGGATGGGCGAGCGGCACCTCGAGATCGCGCTCGCGCGGCTGCGCCGGAAGTACGGCGTCGGCGGCGACCTCACGAAGCCCAAGATCGCCTACCGCGAGACGATCACCGCCAGCGAGAAGGGGCAGGGCCGCCACAAGAAGCAGACGGGCGGCAAGGGCCAGTTCGGCGACTGCTGGATCAAGATGTCGCCGCTCCCGCGCGGCGAGGGCTACCTGTTCGCCGACGAGATCGTGGGCGGCGCGATCCCGTCCAAGTTCATCCCCGCGGTCGACAAGGGGATCCAGGAAGCGGCGGTGCGCGGCGTGCTCGCGGGCTGCCCGCTCGTCGACTTCCGCGTCGAGCTGTACGACGGCTCGTACCACTCGGTCGACTCGAGCGAGCAGGCGTTCAAGATGGCCGGCATCCTCGGCTTCCGCGCGGTGGCGTCGAAGTGCCGCCCGGTGCTGCTGGAGCCGCTCGACCTGATCGAGGTCACGACGCCCGACGCCTACCTGGGCGACGTGATGGGCGACCTCTCCGGGCGCCGCGGGCAGATCCTCGGCACCGACTCGGCCGAGGACGGCCACGGGACGACGGTGCGCGCCGTGGTGCCGCAGGCCGAGCTGCACCTGTACGCGACGAACCTCTCGTCGCTGACGCACGGCCACGCGACGTACGCGCGGCGCTTCCACGGCTACGAGCAGGTGCCCGGCGAGGTGGCGACGAAGGTGATCGCCGAGCACGCGAAGGAGCGCGAGGAGGCGATGGCGGAGGTGTAG